In bacterium, the genomic window TATTTTTTCCATATGAGCCGGTAAGGCTATAATCACAGGCATCAAAGGAAGAGCCATCACCACTAGGGTTTGAAACGGTAGTCCTTTTTATACGAGAGGAATTGAGCAAGGAAAGGGCGATTCCTATCCCCTGATTTCCAAAGGGCATAATGGCTGCAAAATACTCATAATTTACTGAATTAAACCAGCTATTATGCGTCAAGCCTATCTGTTTTTTCTTTATTTTAGAAAGACCAGCTGGATTCCAATACATACTATCAACATCATCTACCAGCCCGCAATATGCACCAGCCATTCCACTTGCCCTTGCACTAACCCCAATATTTAGAAATTGTGCCCCTGATATTCCGGCGTTTTCATCAATTCCATAGCTTGAAAATGCTATTAAGCCAATTACTAAAAGCAATTTCATTTTCATTTCACAATGGCAATCCTACCCGTTGCCTTCTCTTTCTTGTTATTTGTAATTACATAGATGTATATCCCACTTGACAACTCTTTATTATTTTGATTTCTCGCATCCCATTGCCAAGTTCCCTGGCTTGTAAGAGAAACCTCCCTTACCAATGTCCCAAAAAGATTGAATATCCTAATCTCTGCATTTTCGGTCAATCCCTTAAAGGTAATCCCCGAATCCGATGAGCCATTATAGGGAATGCCATTATCCTTGTCATTGTCATAAGGGACAAATGGGTTGGGATAGACGAGGATATTGTTTAAATTTTGAGAAAACCATGTTCCTATAGTAAATATTGAACAATGATTTGTCCTTCCATAAACTGCATCTTTATATGGTAAACTTCCAGAATCAGGAATCAATTCCCATTTACGGTTATTTTCATCTAACCATAGCAACTTTAAATTCTCTTTTTTAAGCATATAATTACCAAGATATTGAGATAAGTAAGGAATGGTAATATAAATTTCTCCATTAAATTGATGGGTTTCACTTCCGCTATAGACATCATTTAAGGTAATTAGCCGTGTAGTTGATGGAATAAGAATAATCCCTTTAGTTTTTGCCCATTTATTAGCATCTTCTACGAGAGCCATTTTGCCTTCAGGAATTAAGGGATTGATTGAAATAGAAACATCATTAGGCAGAACATTTGGAGGAATGCTTACCATCGTTTCATCAGGAAGAACGATTTGTCCTCCTTTGTCGGCTCTAATAGCCTTAGAAGACCAGACATATGTTTTAGTGCCAAGCTCTGAATTGGGGAATACTGTTGTAAACTTAATATAGTTTTCCTCTTCTTGAGTATAAAGATTAGATGGAGAGGTCGTTACAAGGGAAATTTTCTCAGAGCTAACAATTACTGTAGCCGTCCCTTCAAAGAGTGTGTAGTTAATAACAGGAATTACTATCTTTATCCATACTTTACCTTTTAACACCCCATCTTGGTATGTAATATTTACCGTTCCTAATGGTTGGTAGAAATCATAATGAGCAATCAATGGGATGTCCCCTTCAAGATGAACACTAAGTTCTCCAGTTCCCGCAAAATCAAAATTCATATTTTCATAAACCTTTAATTCCATCTTTGCATATCCATCAAAAGGTATATTTAGCCTTGCTTCTTGAAGATGAAGAATAATCTCATTTGAATAAGGGTCTTTTGGCACATATAAGACTATATGAATCTCTGCAAGGTTAAAACCAACAATTTTTACCCCACCCTTGCCATCTATATAGCCTATACTTGAAACCTCAATATCAACCAGTGCTTCCAATGCTAAATTAGCAGGTGGAGTAGGAACCAATGTTCCACCCAGACCAACTACTACTTCTCCTTCATTTCTTACTAATATTTCCTGAATACTCACCCCTTTTGCCTCTAATGCCATCCTAAGCTTTTTATTCCCTTTCTCTAAATACCACCAAGGAATTCCATATTCATATCTTTTTGGCTTTATTTCCTCCAAGATAGAAAGATTGTATTTTTGAGCTAATCCAATATAGGTGCGTGGAATCTTCAAATGTCCCCTTGGGTCTTTTAATGAAAATCCTGTTGCTCCTATAGGAAGGACTACACCCACTTTAAGCCTTGCTTCAAACTCATTTTTATCCAGGCGAAGACTAAGGTCAATTCCCTCCCCTACATTGGGAATCTTTATCTTTGCACTTCCAGAGAGCTCATCTTTACCAAAGCCAAGCTCCAGACTTCCACATTCAAAATCGCCTATCTTGAACTTAGCGAGAGATATTTCAGCCTTTTCCACGGTTATCTGCCCGGTTGAAGAAATCCAAAGTTCTTCAACATTAGCACCTCCAATAAGGGGAATCTCTATCTTCCCACTTAACATTACCTTAACTTCATCCTTTTTAAGCTCAAGTCCAATACCACCTATCGTAATTTT contains:
- a CDS encoding helix-hairpin-helix domain-containing protein encodes the protein IEEWNYTSPSGEIRNVQITDITGDGKMDIIVSTTTSLFIISQIITPPLTYILTVTSINPNSGVKITVSPNDNNGQGSGLTTFTRTYNNNTVVTLTAPSTAEGNNFQKWQRNGIDYSSTQTTNVTMDAIYTMTAVYGTTSEEPIDFGPFWIYLTIPSGKVDLNFATEEDFKCLNIGIGDELARSIVQYKETHQGFKSVEEVKKVAQIGDEIAGELKKKSIVNGISIGGFFIGIKDVYYQESGEKKSIKVNARIFLPMVNGEPLGMLEISGLKVSVTGLNIDSVEFDSIKYKSPTKININLASKEEIMTLPGIGEQIAQAIIEHRPYSQKEELKDVPGIGPERYDNIKDLIFAPAFDIFGFLKITIGGIGLELKKDEVKVMLSGKIEIPLIGGANVEELWISSTGQITVEKAEISLAKFKIGDFECGSLELGFGKDELSGSAKIKIPNVGEGIDLSLRLDKNEFEARLKVGVVLPIGATGFSLKDPRGHLKIPRTYIGLAQKYNLSILEEIKPKRYEYGIPWWYLEKGNKKLRMALEAKGVSIQEILVRNEGEVVVGLGGTLVPTPPANLALEALVDIEVSSIGYIDGKGGVKIVGFNLAEIHIVLYVPKDPYSNEIILHLQEARLNIPFDGYAKMELKVYENMNFDFAGTGELSVHLEGDIPLIAHYDFYQPLGTVNITYQDGVLKGKVWIKIVIPVINYTLFEGTATVIVSSEKISLVTTSPSNLYTQEEENYIKFTTVFPNSELGTKTYVWSSKAIRADKGGQIVLPDETMVSIPPNVLPNDVSISINPLIPEGKMALVEDANKWAKTKGIILIPSTTRLITLNDVYSGSETHQFNGEIYITIPYLSQYLGNYMLKKENLKLLWLDENNRKWELIPDSGSLPYKDAVYGRTNHCSIFTIGTWFSQNLNNILVYPNPFVPYDNDKDNGIPYNGSSDSGITFKGLTENAEIRIFNLFGTLVREVSLTSQGTWQWDARNQNNKELSSGIYIYVITNNKKEKATGRIAIVK
- a CDS encoding UPF0164 family protein, with translation MKLLLVIGLIAFSSYGIDENAGISGAQFLNIGVSARASGMAGAYCGLVDDVDSMYWNPAGLSKIKKKQIGLTHNSWFNSVNYEYFAAIMPFGNQGIGIALSLLNSSRIKRTTVSNPSGDGSSFDACDYSLTGSYGKN